ATCCGTTAAGCACATAGTGGTCGCCGTCTTCTTTTGCCGTCGTTCTCATCGCACCTGCATCTGAACCGCTGCCCGGCTCAGTCAAACCGTATGCGCCGATGCTCTTTCCTTCAGCCATTGGACGCAGGTACTTTTGCTTCTGCTCTTCGTTTCCGAACTTGAAGATCGGCCAGCCAGCTAGAGATGTGTGTGCTGAAAGCATAACGCCTGTGGACGCACAAACACGGGAAAGTTCCTCAACTGCGATGCAGTATGCAAGATAATCAGAGCCAATTCCGCCATACTCTTCAGGCCAAGGGATACCAGTCAAGCCCAGCTCCGCCATCTTGTCAAAAATCTCGCGGTCAAAACGTTCCTCTTCGTCACGCTCAGCAGCTGTCGGAGCCACTTCATTCCTCGCAAAATCACGGACCATTTTTCGGATCATTTCATGTTCTTCGGATAATCGAAAATTCATTTTTGTTTCCTCCGTTACTGTTGGATTAGTTTATATAGGTAGCTGTTACATTTAACTTGCTGATTACAGAGTTTTCTTGACAGCATTTCGGCTTTTACCGCCAAACCTGTCACGATTCCGGGCTTTTCTTGACAGCTTTTCTGCTTTCACTGCCAAACCTGTCACGATTCCAGGCTTTTCTTGACAGCTTTTCAGATTTCACTATCAAACCTGTCACGATTCCGAGCTTTTCTTGACAGCTTTTCGGCTTTCTCTGCCAAACCTGTCACGATTCCAGGCTTTTCTTGACAGCTTTTCGGCTTTCTCTTCCAAACCTGTCACGATTCCAGGCTTTTCTTGAAAGCATTTCGGCTTTTACCGCCAAACCTGTCATAATACCGGACTTATAACTGCTTACTAATAACAATCTTCTGAATCTCACTAGTGCCTTCGTAAATTTCGGTTACTTTGGCGTCGCGGAAGTAGCGTTCGACTGGGTAGTCTTTTGTGTAACCGTAGCCGCCGAAGACCTGGATGGCTTCTGTGGTGACTTCTACTGCTGTGCGTGATGTGAACAGCTTTGCCATGGAGGCTTCGTTTCCGCATTTTTGTCCTTCTGAGCGTAATTGCGCAGCGCGATAGATTAATAGTTTTGCAGCTTCGACCGATGTTGCCATGTCCGCAAGCTTGAAGCCGACTCCTTGCTGGGCGGCTATTGGCTTGCCGAACTGGACTCTTTCTTTTGCATAGGCAGTCGCCGCTTCAAGTGCAGCCTCTGCAATTCCAAGAGCTTGTGCCGCAATACCGATTCGTCCGGAGTCAAGGTTGCTCATCGCGATCTTGAATCCTTCGCCTTCCTGGCCAAGCAGGTTTTCTTCCGGTATCTTCATGTCTTCGAATGTCAATTGGACAGTACGTGAGCCGTAAAGTCCCATCTTGTGCTCATCTTTGCCGACGATGAAGCCCGGGGTATCTTTTTCAACGATAAAAGCGGAAACACCTTTAGGTCCAGCTTCTGGATTAGTAGAAGCGAACACAATATACACATCAGCTTCTCCGCCGTTTGTGATGAACACCTTGGAGCCGTTCAACACATAGTGTCCATCCTTCTTGACCGCCCTTGTTTTCAGGCTGGCAGCATCCGAACCGGCGCTTGGCTCTGTCAGGCAGAATGCGCCAAGATACTTGCCTGCAGCAAGCTTAGGCACATATTTTTTCTTCTGCTCTTCTGTGCCAAAATACAAGATCGGATTCGTGCCGACGGAAGTATGAACGGACAAGATGACGCCAACCGTGGCGCTGACTTT
The window above is part of the Mesobacillus jeotgali genome. Proteins encoded here:
- a CDS encoding acyl-CoA dehydrogenase; this encodes MNLRFTEEQEMMRKMVRDFAQTEIAPFVEKMEEGEFPREILRKMGELGLMGIPVPEEYGGSEMDFISYIIAIHEISKVSATVGVILSVHTSVGTNPILYFGTEEQKKKYVPKLAAGKYLGAFCLTEPSAGSDAASLKTRAVKKDGHYVLNGSKVFITNGGEADVYIVFASTNPEAGPKGVSAFIVEKDTPGFIVGKDEHKMGLYGSRTVQLTFEDMKIPEENLLGQEGEGFKIAMSNLDSGRIGIAAQALGIAEAALEAATAYAKERVQFGKPIAAQQGVGFKLADMATSVEAAKLLIYRAAQLRSEGQKCGNEASMAKLFTSRTAVEVTTEAIQVFGGYGYTKDYPVERYFRDAKVTEIYEGTSEIQKIVISKQL